One Oenanthe melanoleuca isolate GR-GAL-2019-014 chromosome 3, OMel1.0, whole genome shotgun sequence DNA segment encodes these proteins:
- the LOC130251442 gene encoding WD repeat and coiled-coil-containing protein-like codes for MDLGKAKLLRTGLNALYQAIHPVHGIAWTDGKQVILTTLYYQNGELKFGDSSIVGQFEHVHGLYWGPCCSTETPALLAIQHKKHVSIWQLVYSSAEKRKPLISQTCEVGEPFPLLSQGCVWHPKKEVLAVLTKRDASVLHAVRTDNTRVKAEIKSSGLIHCACWTKDGNRLVVAIGSALHSYIWDNAQKTLNICSFCPVFDVGGYICAIEATLDFQIAVATELPLDNVCGFNAGIAFDVPSGTEAGSLISQPALVLGDEEYSMDTRRKSIDSDRSGVDSVASSSSGPVDLTHILANHRRSDPSPLLTLKHKDSAAANGQDSSHLILVTFERKVTTTRKVTIPGILVPDIMAFDFRAQIVAVASNATNIVLVYSVTSSCMPHIQQIQLEKNERPKGLCFLTDKLLLILIGKQRFPEPNLIPSSSSDRYVMRLMVKELMLEENSSALPETKQNMLYNFESSLNIPGKRKFFENLATEDQLQIKELLIPRSTVIQSPSGRRRLIEEVKSPSYEQSSSSSVSDLDEKRLLGDSSVALETLDAEPMNRSVSLRGFGSPSRISSRPTSPKVQFNVIQETSNSPKNNNLPSERGMRHISRNLERLCGSFNELQLSLSEITDFARNGRRISFAYPCSQEPPVVHVTYQKSFSNGSVIEETKDVLLCDGKIHLSLVQQLFDLPVIEMKHGSSWIVLTADKDGFVPLIFKATQEIIIRDGTDSSEVCGGHSRKKSIPMRPPSRVT; via the exons atgGATCTGGGAAAGGCAAAGCTGCTGCGAACTGGCCTCAATGCTTTATATCAAGCTATCCACCCGGTGCATGGCATTGCCTGGACAGATGGGAAGCAAGTGATACTGACCACTCTATACTATCAAAATGGAGAACTGAAGTTTGGAGACTCAAGCATTGTTGGTCAATTTGAACATGTGCATGGACTTTACTGGGGCCCATGTTGCTCTACAGaaaccccagctctgcttgctATTCAGCACAAAAAGCACGTAAGCATTTGGCAGCTGGTCTACAGCAgtgcagagaagagaaagcCCTTGATTTCTCAGACTTGTGAGGTTGGTGAGCCATTTCCACTGCTTTCTCAGGGCTGTGTCTGGCATCCAAAGAAGGAGGTCTTGGCTGTGCTTACAAAACGAGATGCTTCAGTCTTGCATGCCGTTCGCACTGACAATACGAGGGTTAAGGCAGAGATCAAAAGCAGCGGACTCATCCACTGTGCTTGCTGGACTAAGGATGGTAATCGTTTAGTAGTTGCTATAGGCAGTGCCCTGCACTCCTACATTTGGGATAATGCTCAGAAAACTCTAAATATCTGCTCCTTTTGCCCAGTTTTTGATGTTGGAGGTTATATCTGTGCTATAGAAGCCACCCTGGATTTCCAAATTGCTGTAGCTACTGAGCTTCCTTTAGATAATGTCTGTGGTTTCAATGCAGGCATTGCATTTGATGTGCCCTCTGGTACAGAAGCTGGTTCTTTAATCTCACAGCCTGCTTTGGTGCTTGGTGATGAGGAATACTCCATGGACACAAGAAGAAAGTCCATAGATTCAGATAGATCAGGCGTTGATTCAGTTGCCTCTTCTTCATCAGGTCCTGTGGATTTGACCCATATCCTTGCAAACCACCGTCGGTCAGATCCCAGTCCTCTCCTTACTCTGAAACACAAAgactctgcagcagcaaacgGTCAAGATTCTTCTCACTTGATCTTGGTGACTTTTGAGAGGAAGGTAACGACCACCAGGAAAGTCACCATCCCAGGTATTCTGGTTCCTGATATAATGGCATTTGACTTTAGAGCTCAGATTGTGGCAGTAGCCTCTAATGCTACTAATATTGTTCTGGTATATTCAGTAACCTCTTCCTGCATGCCTCACATTCAACAAAtccaactggaaaaaaatgaaagaccAAAGGGCCTATGCTTTTTAACAGATAAACTCTTATTGATTCTGATTGGCAAGCAGAGGTTCCCTGAGCCTAATCTCATTCCATCTTCAAGTTCAGACAGGTATGTAATGCGTCTTATGGTCAAAGAACTGATGCTGGAAGAAAATTCTTCAGCATTGCCCGAGACTAAGCAGAATATGCTTTATAACTTTGAATCCTCTCTTAATAtacctggaaaaagaaaattctttgaGAATCTTGCCACAGAAGACCAGCTTCAAATCAAGGAGTTATTAATACCAAGAAGCACAGTTATTCAGTCTCCAAGTGGCAGGAGAAGACTCATTGAAGAAGTAAAGAGCCCTAGTTATGAGCAGAGCTCTTCGTCAAGTGTGAGTGACCTGGATGAAAAAAGGCTCCTGGGTGACTCCTCGGTGGCCTTGGAAACATTGGATGCTGAACCTATGAATCGCTCAGTGTCTCTTCGTGGTTTTGGATCACCTAGCAGGATTTCCAGCAGACCAACATCCCCTAAAGTGCAGTTCAATGTAATCCAAGAAACATCAAATTCTCCTAAAAACAACAATTTGCCAAGTGAAAGGGGAATGAGACACATATCTAGAAATTTGGAGAGACTTTGTGGCAGTTTCAATGAGTTACAGCTGAGTCTTTCCGAAATCACGGACTTCGCTAGGAACGGGAGGAGGATATCCTTCGCCTACCCGTGCTCCCAGGAACCGCCTGTCGTGCATGTCACTTACCAG aaaagcttttcaaatgGATCAGTTATTGAAGAAACAAAAGATGTTCTCCTCTGTGATGGCAAGATCCATCTGAGTTTAGTCCAGCAGCTATTTGATCTGCCTGTTATTGAAATGAAACACG